CGTTGAAGCTCTCCGGTAGCCCGGCTTCCAGCGCGTACTCACCCTTGACGATCGACTCGTACATGCGGGTTCTGCCCTGCACGTCGTCGCTCTTCACGGTCAAGAACTCCTGCAGGGCGTAGGCGGCGCCGTACGCCTCCATGGCCCAAACTTCCATTTCACCCAAGCGCTGTCCGCCGAACTGCGCCTTGCCACCCAGCGGCTGCTGCGTGACCAGGGAGTACGGCCCGATGGACCGAGCGTGGATCTTGTCGTCGACCAGGTGGTGGAGCTTCAGCATGTACATGATGCCCACCGTCACATCCTGCTCGAACGGGTCGCCACCGCGACCGTCGAACAGAATCGCCTGACCGCTCGACGGCAACTCCGCGAGCGCGAGTGCTTCCTTGATTTGCGACTCGCGCGCGCCGTCGAACACCGGTGAGCCGAACAGCACACCGAGCTTCAACTTCCTCGCGAGATCGTAGGCCTCTTCACCCGAAAGCGACTTGATGACCTTCACGAACTTCTCGTCGCCCGCGTAGACGTCGGCCAGCTTTTGTTTGACCTTGTCCGGGCTGAACTTCTGCTCGACCATCTCGTTGAGCTGGCGTCCGAGCTGGCGTCCTGCCCAGCCGAGATGCGTCTCGAGGATCTGGCCGACGTTCATGCGGCTTGGCACACCGAGCGGGTTCAGAACGATGTCCACCGTGGTGCCATCGGCGAGGTACGGCATGTCCTCCTCCGGAAGCACGCGGCTGACGACACCCTTGTTGCCGTGGCGGCCTGCCATCTTGTCGCCGACCTGGATCTTGCGCTTGATGGCGACGTAGACCTTCACCATCTTGATCACGCCGGGCGGCAGCTCGTCGCCCCGCGAGAGGCGCTCGATCTTCTCGCGGAAGTGCTCCTCGCGCGCCCGAACCATGTCCTCGAGGCCGACGAGCAGCTGCCCAACCTGGTCCGCGCCGGTTTCCAGGGGAATCTCGCCCCAGTATTTGCGCGGCACGCCGTCGAGCGCCTCGTCGTTGAGCTCGGCGCCCTTGGCCAAGAGCACCTTGCCCTTGTCGTCGACGACCTTGCCGGTGGTGACCTTGCCGGAAAGAACCCGGCGGATCTTGCGGAAGTAGCTGTCGCGGAAGATCTTCACTTCCTCGTCGCGGTTTCGCTCGAGCTTGGCGCGCTCCTGGTCTTCGATGGCCTTGGCGCGTTCGTCCTTGTCGGTGCCCTTGCGGCTGAAGATCCGCGCGTTGATCACGATGCCACTGACGCCCGGCGGCACCTTCAGTGAGCTGTCGCGCACGTCGCCGGCCTTCTCGCCGAAGATCGCCCGGAGCAGCTTCTCTTCAGGCGAGAGCTGGCTCTCACCCTTGGGAGTGATCTTGCCCACCAGGATGTCGCCCGGCTTCACCTCGGCGCCGATGCGCACCACGCCGGCGTCGTCGAGATCCTTGAGGGCCTCTTCACCGACGTTCGGAATGTCTTTGGTGATCTCTTCTTTTCCGAGCTTGGTGTCGCGGGCGACACACTCGAACTCCTCGATGTGGACCGAGGTGTAGATGTCCTCGCGGACCAGCTTCTCGGACAGCAGGATCGAGTCCTCGAAGTTGTAACCCTGCCAGGGCATGAACGCGACGAGCACGTTCTGCCCAAGCGCGAGCTCACCCATGTCCGTGGCTGCGCCATCCGCGAGCACGTCACCGGCCTTGACCACCTCACCCGGACGGATGATGGGCTTCTGGTTGTAACAGGTGCTCTGGTTCGAGCGCTGGTACTTGGTCATCTGGTAGATGTCCGGTACCTCGTCGCCGTGGTCGCCCGTGGCGCGAACGACGATGCGCTCGGCGTCGACGCCCTCGACCACACCGTCGCGCCTGGCGATGACACAGACGCCGGAATCGATGGCCACGCGGCTCTCCATTCCAGTGCCGACCAGCGGTGCTTCGGTGCGGACCAGCGGCACGGCCTGGCGCTGCATGTTGGCGCCCATGAGTGCGCGGTTTGCGTCGTCGTGCTCCAAGAACGGCACGAGCGCCGCCGCCACGCTGACCATCTGGTTCGGCGCGACGTCCTGCAGCTCGATCTGGTCCGGAGTGGCCATGCGGAACTCGCCGTTGAAACGAGCGCTGACCAGCGGGCCCTTGAACTTGCTCTTGTCGTCGATGTCCGCCGTGGCCTGAGCGATGTACTTCTGCTCTTCCTCGAGGGCGCTGAACCAGTGCACGTCGGGAGTGGTGCGGCCCTGTTCGACGCGGCGGTAAGGCGTCTCGACGAAGCCGTACTCGTTCACGCGGGCGAACGTCGACAGCGAGGCGATGAGTCCGATGTTCGGACCTTCAGGCGTCTCGATCGGGCAGATACGGCCGTAGTGGGTGGCGTGCACGTCGCGCACCTCGAAGCCGGCGCGCTCCCGCGTCAGACCGCCGGGCCCCAGGGCCGAGAGGCGGCGTTTGTGAGTGACCTCGCTGAGCGGGTTGGTCTGGTCCATGAACTGCGAGAGCTGCGAGCTTCCGAAGTACTCCTTGACGACGGCACCGACCGGCTTGGCGTTGATCAGGTCGTGCGGCATCAGAGTGTCGATCTCTTGCGACACACTCATGCGCTCCTTGATGGCGCGCTCCATGCGAACCAGACCGATGCG
This sequence is a window from Myxococcales bacterium. Protein-coding genes within it:
- the rpoB gene encoding DNA-directed RNA polymerase subunit beta, producing MASKVQSNFRHRKNLGQIDSVVEIPNLIDIQKSSYDKFLQSEVGPRDRREIGLEEVFRSVFPIKDFDGTSELVYVSYNLEKPKYDVDECRQRGMTFAAPIKVTTQLMVYDTREGGERIVRDIKEQEVYFGEIPLMTETGTFIINGTERVVVSQLHRSPGVFFDHDKGKTHSSGKLLYSARVIPYSGSWLDFEFDHKDIIYVRIDRRRKMHATVLLRALGYSSQDLLNYFYNTETVYMEKGGKFAKSIEFDLLPGQRSTRDIKVGSEVVVRKNTKFTRAAIKKLRESKIDRLPLEIVELVGKVSAQDVIDKETGEVLLECNEEVTEVTLERLREASIDQFKVLFIDGLNVGPYLRDTLIADKVKTTEDAIMEIYRRLRPGDPPTLETAKQLFNNLFFNPERYDLSAVGRLKLNYKFYRDLPEDQKPGLDQTILSPQDILETVRHLIELKNGRGSVDDIDHLGNRRVRAVGELMENQYRIGLVRMERAIKERMSVSQEIDTLMPHDLINAKPVGAVVKEYFGSSQLSQFMDQTNPLSEVTHKRRLSALGPGGLTRERAGFEVRDVHATHYGRICPIETPEGPNIGLIASLSTFARVNEYGFVETPYRRVEQGRTTPDVHWFSALEEEQKYIAQATADIDDKSKFKGPLVSARFNGEFRMATPDQIELQDVAPNQMVSVAAALVPFLEHDDANRALMGANMQRQAVPLVRTEAPLVGTGMESRVAIDSGVCVIARRDGVVEGVDAERIVVRATGDHGDEVPDIYQMTKYQRSNQSTCYNQKPIIRPGEVVKAGDVLADGAATDMGELALGQNVLVAFMPWQGYNFEDSILLSEKLVREDIYTSVHIEEFECVARDTKLGKEEITKDIPNVGEEALKDLDDAGVVRIGAEVKPGDILVGKITPKGESQLSPEEKLLRAIFGEKAGDVRDSSLKVPPGVSGIVINARIFSRKGTDKDERAKAIEDQERAKLERNRDEEVKIFRDSYFRKIRRVLSGKVTTGKVVDDKGKVLLAKGAELNDEALDGVPRKYWGEIPLETGADQVGQLLVGLEDMVRAREEHFREKIERLSRGDELPPGVIKMVKVYVAIKRKIQVGDKMAGRHGNKGVVSRVLPEEDMPYLADGTTVDIVLNPLGVPSRMNVGQILETHLGWAGRQLGRQLNEMVEQKFSPDKVKQKLADVYAGDEKFVKVIKSLSGEEAYDLARKLKLGVLFGSPVFDGARESQIKEALALAELPSSGQAILFDGRGGDPFEQDVTVGIMYMLKLHHLVDDKIHARSIGPYSLVTQQPLGGKAQFGGQRLGEMEVWAMEAYGAAYALQEFLTVKSDDVQGRTRMYESIVKGEYALEAGLPESFNVLIKELQSLCLNVELVEGPATTLGAAAAEE